The Maledivibacter sp. DNA segment AGGAAATGGATTTATGAGAATTAACTATGCTTGCCCCTTATCATTACTTGAAGAAGGCTTGATTAGAATAAAAAACATAATTTAAAATATATTACTTTAAAACACCTTATGGATTAAGCCATAAGGTGTTTTAATTCATCTAATTTATCTTTTTTTTCTTTTCTTGTTGTTTGATTTATGAAATTTTTTAGGTTTTGTATTTATTCTTTTTGAATACTTTCTTTTTGGAGTTTGGGTATTTTCTTGTGAATTTTTCTTGGTATCCTTTAAAGGCTTTAAAACCCTTCTGGGAATTTGTAGTTTGATTTCTTGCTCAATAAGATCTGAAGTATTCTTATCCTTTGGAGCTACAAATAGATAAGCATATCCTTTTTCTCCAGCCCTTCCGGTTCTACCTATACGGTGAATATAGGACTCAGCATTTTCAGGAATATCATAGTTGTATACATGGGTAACACCGCTTATATCTAAGCCCCTAGCAGCCACGTCGGTGGCAATCAAGTATTGAAATTCTAAGTTTTTAAAGGACTTCATGACTTTTTCACGCTTTGATTGAGTTAATCCACCATGTAGTTTTTGACAATTATAGCCTTTTTGAAAAAGAGCCTCTTCAAGGGTATCAGCTCTTCTTTTAGTTCTACAAAATATAATCGCCATGAAAGGATTATCCTCGTCTAAAATTCTACATAAATCAGATTGTTTCCTTCTATCCGTTGTTTCTATTAAAACCTGTTTTATATTTTTGAGAGTTATTTCTTCTTTTTTAATTATCACTATTTTTGGGTCAATCATAAACCTATAGGCTAGCTTTTTAACTTGAGAATTCATAGTTGCGGAGAAGCATAGGGTTTGTCTATTTTTTGGTGTTTGTTTTATAATGGCTTCAACTTCATTTTTAAAGCCTAGATGAAGCATTTGATCGGCCTCATCTAATACTAATGTCTTTAGGGTGTCTAGCTTGATGGTTTCTCTACGAAGATGATCAAGTAGCCTACCTGGGGTTGCGATTACTAGATGTATATTCCCCTTTAGCTTCTTTAACTGCCCTTGAATATCTTGTCCACCATAGGCAGCTAAAACATTTAAATCCTTTGATTCTTTTAGCTTTACGGCCTCTTGAGTTATCTGTATTGCAAGCTCCCTCGTAGGAGTAAGGATTAAGCCTTGGATAGTGGTTATATCAGAAGACATATTTTCAAACATTGGTAGTAGAAAAGCAAGAGTTTTGCCAGTACCAGTTTGTGCCTCAGCTATAACATCATTACCATCCTTTATTAGTTTGATGCTTTGCTGCTGAATTGGAGTAGGATTATTGATCCCTTGAGCCTTGAGGACATTTATAATATCATCGCTAAGCTCTAATTTTTTAAAATTCATCATAATATTTACCTTTCAATTTGAAATATAGTTTTTTAAAAGCTTAATTTAGAGATAAACAACTTCAAGGTTTAATATAATTCAAATAAAAAATGTAAAAGCCCTCATTATTTTCTTTGAATTATATTTTAAGTGTTAATGTTGTTTATCTATATAGGGTTCTCATAGTATAAGTTAAAGTCTATACTAAAATCCCTATAGATACCATTTTATTGGTATTATTTACAATCAATTTAGTATATCAGATTTTGAGGATAAGAAAAAGATGCATCTATAGAGGAAATTGCATAATTCTTACTTGGCTGGGTTGCATATGCGAATATCATACTATATTTAATTGCTTAAGATATAAGCATATTTGATGGTATAGCTTTAAGGATTTTAAAACTACATGTAGTACATGGTTTTTACAGAAAGTAATTATTTAATTTGCTCTATAAATAAAAAATCTAAAAAACGCTTGACTTATTTTCTAAATAGTATATGATTATAGAGAACCTTTATTCATAAGTAAATAATTAATTACATAAGAACAATTTTCGAATAATCTAAAATTAAGAATAACTTAATTAAAATATAGATTTCGAAATTTTTATTGTAGGTCATCTTGTAAGATGCAATATGACCAAAAGCGAAAGGATTATATGCTTTTAGCTTTTATTAATAATTATTACATAGAATAAAAGGAATAAAAATTTCGGAGGTAAGAAAACATGACTGGTACAGTAAAATGGTTTAACGCAGACAAAGGATTTGGATTCATCACTACTGATGAAGGAAATGATGTATTTGCTCATTTCTCACAAATCAACAAAGAAGGATTCAAAACTTTAGAAGAAGGACAAAAAGTATCTTTTGACGTTGTTGAAGGAGCTAAAGGTCCTCAAGCTGAAAACATTACAATCCTTTAATTAAATTAAACTAACAAGGCCTGAAGATTTTGTCTTCAGGCTTTTTAGATTTTTGAAATAAAAGAACTCTTTTAATCATTAAATTTTCTTATTAAATCCCAAGTATCAAGGTACATAGAAGAGTTATAATCTGGAATATTTCCAATTCTCCAGAGTGATACTCCACCAAGTCCTAGATCTTTTACAAGCTGTAACTTAGCAGCTACACTTCTATTGTCCTCATACCATATTGAGTTGGTTATACCATTTTCTGTGTATACCATATAAGGATTTTCATATAAATGATTATATTGAATTACACTATCTATATCCCTATAGTTAATCTCTGACTTTATTCTCTTAACCAAATCCCTGTATTGAGGAGTAAATGGCATTTGATTAGTTATTGTCCCCTTGCAAACTTTATTTTGATTTATGGCGAAGTTGATTTGAAGCCAAAGCTTAGATGTATATCTATCTCTATCGATTTCGTTTAGTATGTTTATAAGGTCGCCTTTGATTCTTTCAATGGGGGTATTAGGGTTATCAACTTTTCCATTAACTACTCCTAAACTATTACTGTTTTTTATATCATAATCATGAAGCATAAGAATCACGTTATCGGCTATTTCCACTATCTTTGAAAAGTCATATGAACTCAAAGGAGAAACGGCAACGATTAGATTTTTATTATATTTATCTAGTTCCCTATCCAGCTTATACAGAAACCCTACATAGTTTGATCTATGGCTAATGGGTAGATTTTCAAAGTCTATAACTACACCATTAAAAGCTATCCTCTCATAAGGCTTATTTTTTCCCCTTAACAAATCCCTAATTTGATTTATCAGATCATCAGCGTTGACGAACAATTCATCGTAGTTTTTTGATGCATATATATTGATGTTGGCGTTAATTTTCTTTTTCTCGATATACTTTAATGGTTCCTGATAACCATCGGGAATATGAAACTCATTTACAGAGCTGCTTAGATTAATAAATGATATATTTGACTTTTCGTCGTAATCAACTAATGCCCAAGCAAAGGATATGGAATCAAAGGAGGCTATGCTGTTATTTTTTTTAAAATCTTCATATTGACTATTTGATGAAATGGCATAATATCCATTTAATTTAAGATCGTTTGGATTTCTATGCTTTGCTTCTTCAATAAGCTGAGGTAAGTTAAGCAATGGTTTGATACCAGTAGCTAATATATCTTCAAACTCATCATTTGTTAGATTTAGATCATGGTTTGCTATATTTTCATAATAGCTGGATATAGGGCTATAATTCCTAATATTATTACCATATTTCATATAAAGGCTGTTCAAAT contains these protein-coding regions:
- a CDS encoding cold-shock protein; the encoded protein is MTGTVKWFNADKGFGFITTDEGNDVFAHFSQINKEGFKTLEEGQKVSFDVVEGAKGPQAENITIL
- a CDS encoding leucine-rich repeat domain-containing protein is translated as MKKYLVIILTIILGFGLLQTTQANAMVLNNIDSSNVNLGNKILEESVRLLLHKPQGELTQADLSNIEMLNLSNKGLKDLRGIEYLTNVIELHLDNNNIADISNLGQLTKLRILHLQRNSISDISPLANLTNLEELSLNGNRVTSLQSLSGLVNLKRLYFTENNITDISPLKTLVNLNSLYMKYGNNIRNYSPISSYYENIANHDLNLTNDEFEDILATGIKPLLNLPQLIEEAKHRNPNDLKLNGYYAISSNSQYEDFKKNNSIASFDSISFAWALVDYDEKSNISFINLSSSVNEFHIPDGYQEPLKYIEKKKINANINIYASKNYDELFVNADDLINQIRDLLRGKNKPYERIAFNGVVIDFENLPISHRSNYVGFLYKLDRELDKYNKNLIVAVSPLSSYDFSKIVEIADNVILMLHDYDIKNSNSLGVVNGKVDNPNTPIERIKGDLINILNEIDRDRYTSKLWLQINFAINQNKVCKGTITNQMPFTPQYRDLVKRIKSEINYRDIDSVIQYNHLYENPYMVYTENGITNSIWYEDNRSVAAKLQLVKDLGLGGVSLWRIGNIPDYNSSMYLDTWDLIRKFND